A single Populus alba chromosome 7, ASM523922v2, whole genome shotgun sequence DNA region contains:
- the LOC118050533 gene encoding protein STRUBBELIG-RECEPTOR FAMILY 5 isoform X1 produces MFWCRRMYHSLFGFLIVSLVILTTLVHSKTDSEDVSALNVMFTSLNSPSKLSGWQSSGGDPCGDSWEGIQCSGSSVTEIKLSGLGLTGSLGYQLSNLKSVTYFDVSKNNLKNDIPYQLPPNAATLDLSNNGFTGSVPYSISQMTKLQNLNLNQNKLNGQLSDMFQKLSKLKTMDLSRNSISGNLPQSFSALSSLSTLHLQDNEFTGTIDVLARLPLKDLNIKDNEFTGWVPDSLNGIDNLETGGNAWSSGPAPRGKSSSAHGKGSGKGGMNGLAIALIVLASLVVVGLLIILLSKRRSSPSSNFLEEDNGSWHRAFTPLSSHELSNDTRAAIKKEFKEIEPINLSGSIDIKNLQKAPSVGYKPPPSDFSESISDNEFAIRLNAGRNTSVRSIAFSLTDLQTATGNFASGRLIGEGSLGPVYRAKYPDGKVLAVKKIDSSLFQGAKQEFSEIATSISKVHHQNIAELVGYCSEQGHSMLIYEYFRNGSLHEFLHVSDDYSKPLTWNTRVRIALGTARAVEYLHEVCSPSFIHKNIKSSNILLDLELNPCLCDYGLANFHHRTSQNLGAGYNAPECTKPSAYTMKSDVYSFGVVMLELLTGRQPLDSSKPKSEQCLVRWATPQLHDIDALDKMVDPALRGLYPPKSVSRFADIISLCAQVEPEFRPPMSEIVQALVRLFQ; encoded by the exons atgttttggtgTAGGAGAATGTACCATAGTCTTTTTGGGTTCTTGATTGTCTCTCTTGTAATCCTCACCACCTTGGTCCATTCGAAGACTGATTCTGAAGATG TTTCGGCTTTGAATGTGATGTTTACGAGCTTAAACTCTCCTTCAAAACTGAGTGGATGGCAATCAAGTGGTGGGGACCCTTGTGGAGACTCTTGGGAAGGAATCCAGTGCTCAGGCTCATCTGTGACTGAAAT AAAATTATCTGGACTTGGACTTACTGGATCACTGGGTTATCAGCTATCAAACTTGAAATCTGTCACCTATTT TGATGTGAGCAAGAACAACCTCAAGAATGATATACCATACCAGCTTCCTCCTAATGCAGCTACCTT AGATCTTTCTAATAATGGCTTCACTGGCAGTGTGCCCTACTCAATTTCACAAATGACTAAACTTCAAAACCT AAatcttaatcaaaataaattaaatggacAGTTGAGTGATATGTTTCAGAAACTCTCTAAACTTAAAACAAT GGATCTATCCCGCAACTCGATCTCAGGGAATCTGCCTCAGAGTTTTTCTGCACTTTCAAGCCTCAGCACATT GCATTTGCAAGACAATGAATTCACCGGTACCATAGATGTCCTTGCCAGACTTCCCCTTAAAGATTT GAATATTAAAGACAATGAGTTCACTGGTTGGGTCCCTGATTCACTGAATGGCATTGATAATCTGGA AACGGGCGGGAATGCGTGGTCATCTGGTCCTGCTCCTCGTGGTAAATCTAGTTCAGCCCATGGCAAGGGAAGTGGGAAAGGTGGCATGAATGGACTTGCTATAGCGTTAATAGTTTTGGCTTCACTGGTTGTAGTTGGACTCCTCATTATACTACTTTCAAAGAGAAGGTCTTCTCCATCTTCAAATTTTCTTGAGGAAGATAATGGTAGCTGGCATAGAGCATTTACTCCCCTTTCATCACATGAACTATCCAATGACACCCGTGCTGCCATAAAGAAAGAGTTTAAAG AAATTGAACCAATCAATTTGTCTGGTTCGATTGATATAAAGAATCTGCAAAAAGCTCCTTCCGTGGGTTACAAGCCTCCACCTTCTGATTTTTCTGAGTCTATAAGTGACAACGAGTTTGCCATCCGTCTAAATGCTGGAAGAAACACCTCTGTTCGTTCCATAGCTTTTTCCTTGACAGATTTGCAGACTGCTACTGGCAATTTTGCATCGGGCCGACTTATTGGTGAGGGATCCCTCGGTCCTGTTTACAGGGCCAAATATCCTGATGGGAAG GTTTTAGCTGTCAAAAAGATTGATTCATCACTTTTTCAAGGCGCAAAGCAAGAGTTTTCAGAAATTGCTACAAGCATCTCAAAAGTTCACCATCAGAACATTGCTGAGCTTGTTGGTTATTGTTCAGAACAAGGGCACAGCATGTTGATATACGAGTATTTCAGGAATGGCTCACTTCATGAATTCCTGCATGTGTCAGATGACTACAGCAAACCACTAACTTGGAATACCAGAGTTAGAATAGCTTTGGGCACGGCACGTGCTGTCGA GTACCTCCATGAAGTTTGTTCTCCATCCTTCATCCACAAGAACATCAAGTCATCTAACATTTTGCTTGACCTTGAGCTCAATCCATGTCTTTGCGACTACGGGCTGGCAAACTTCCATCAT cGGACAAGCCAAAACCTTGGTGCAGGATACAATGCTCCAGAGTGCACCAAGCCTTCAGCTTATACAATGAAGAGTGATGTTTACAGTTTTGGAGTGGTGATGCTGGAGTTATTGACTGGTAGGCAGCCTCTTGACAG TTCAAAACCGAAATCAGAACAATGTCTGGTTCGATGGGCCACCCCTCAACTACATGACATTGATGCGTTGGACAAAATGGTAGACCCTGCATTGCGCGGGCTATACCCTCCAAAGTCTGTTTCTCGATTTGCTGATATCATTTCCCTCTGTGCACAG GTGGAGCCTGAATTCCGGCCGCCTATGTCAGAGATAGTGCAAGCATTGGTGCGATTATTTCAGTGA
- the LOC118050533 gene encoding protein STRUBBELIG-RECEPTOR FAMILY 5 isoform X2, with protein MTKLQNLNLNQNKLNGQLSDMFQKLSKLKTMDLSRNSISGNLPQSFSALSSLSTLHLQDNEFTGTIDVLARLPLKDLNIKDNEFTGWVPDSLNGIDNLETGGNAWSSGPAPRGKSSSAHGKGSGKGGMNGLAIALIVLASLVVVGLLIILLSKRRSSPSSNFLEEDNGSWHRAFTPLSSHELSNDTRAAIKKEFKEIEPINLSGSIDIKNLQKAPSVGYKPPPSDFSESISDNEFAIRLNAGRNTSVRSIAFSLTDLQTATGNFASGRLIGEGSLGPVYRAKYPDGKVLAVKKIDSSLFQGAKQEFSEIATSISKVHHQNIAELVGYCSEQGHSMLIYEYFRNGSLHEFLHVSDDYSKPLTWNTRVRIALGTARAVEYLHEVCSPSFIHKNIKSSNILLDLELNPCLCDYGLANFHHRTSQNLGAGYNAPECTKPSAYTMKSDVYSFGVVMLELLTGRQPLDSSKPKSEQCLVRWATPQLHDIDALDKMVDPALRGLYPPKSVSRFADIISLCAQVEPEFRPPMSEIVQALVRLFQ; from the exons ATGACTAAACTTCAAAACCT AAatcttaatcaaaataaattaaatggacAGTTGAGTGATATGTTTCAGAAACTCTCTAAACTTAAAACAAT GGATCTATCCCGCAACTCGATCTCAGGGAATCTGCCTCAGAGTTTTTCTGCACTTTCAAGCCTCAGCACATT GCATTTGCAAGACAATGAATTCACCGGTACCATAGATGTCCTTGCCAGACTTCCCCTTAAAGATTT GAATATTAAAGACAATGAGTTCACTGGTTGGGTCCCTGATTCACTGAATGGCATTGATAATCTGGA AACGGGCGGGAATGCGTGGTCATCTGGTCCTGCTCCTCGTGGTAAATCTAGTTCAGCCCATGGCAAGGGAAGTGGGAAAGGTGGCATGAATGGACTTGCTATAGCGTTAATAGTTTTGGCTTCACTGGTTGTAGTTGGACTCCTCATTATACTACTTTCAAAGAGAAGGTCTTCTCCATCTTCAAATTTTCTTGAGGAAGATAATGGTAGCTGGCATAGAGCATTTACTCCCCTTTCATCACATGAACTATCCAATGACACCCGTGCTGCCATAAAGAAAGAGTTTAAAG AAATTGAACCAATCAATTTGTCTGGTTCGATTGATATAAAGAATCTGCAAAAAGCTCCTTCCGTGGGTTACAAGCCTCCACCTTCTGATTTTTCTGAGTCTATAAGTGACAACGAGTTTGCCATCCGTCTAAATGCTGGAAGAAACACCTCTGTTCGTTCCATAGCTTTTTCCTTGACAGATTTGCAGACTGCTACTGGCAATTTTGCATCGGGCCGACTTATTGGTGAGGGATCCCTCGGTCCTGTTTACAGGGCCAAATATCCTGATGGGAAG GTTTTAGCTGTCAAAAAGATTGATTCATCACTTTTTCAAGGCGCAAAGCAAGAGTTTTCAGAAATTGCTACAAGCATCTCAAAAGTTCACCATCAGAACATTGCTGAGCTTGTTGGTTATTGTTCAGAACAAGGGCACAGCATGTTGATATACGAGTATTTCAGGAATGGCTCACTTCATGAATTCCTGCATGTGTCAGATGACTACAGCAAACCACTAACTTGGAATACCAGAGTTAGAATAGCTTTGGGCACGGCACGTGCTGTCGA GTACCTCCATGAAGTTTGTTCTCCATCCTTCATCCACAAGAACATCAAGTCATCTAACATTTTGCTTGACCTTGAGCTCAATCCATGTCTTTGCGACTACGGGCTGGCAAACTTCCATCAT cGGACAAGCCAAAACCTTGGTGCAGGATACAATGCTCCAGAGTGCACCAAGCCTTCAGCTTATACAATGAAGAGTGATGTTTACAGTTTTGGAGTGGTGATGCTGGAGTTATTGACTGGTAGGCAGCCTCTTGACAG TTCAAAACCGAAATCAGAACAATGTCTGGTTCGATGGGCCACCCCTCAACTACATGACATTGATGCGTTGGACAAAATGGTAGACCCTGCATTGCGCGGGCTATACCCTCCAAAGTCTGTTTCTCGATTTGCTGATATCATTTCCCTCTGTGCACAG GTGGAGCCTGAATTCCGGCCGCCTATGTCAGAGATAGTGCAAGCATTGGTGCGATTATTTCAGTGA